The Sulfurimonas lithotrophica genome includes a region encoding these proteins:
- a CDS encoding class I adenylate-forming enzyme family protein → MKIFNIDTQSYEKIRPIPDASTKIERLVHAIYCYENEIFEVLYDKTQPSLKKYVENFDRDYITQEGMQFLFFTSGTTGDPTGVYKTRKNIELAIDDLIKVLDTSKIQRVVATVPFIHLYGIEAGALLSHKLGVELHTKENFLIQELIAEAKKPNTLVITTPLFIKALNKTTEQDSLKDSFFITSTAPLNHEDAKTFSEKFNSSVLQIFGSTETGAIAYKINDEKIWHAFESVTLTTENNMLGIFSPFIAPKTLTSFIQNVELPFATEDIVEVIGNKDFELIGRSSNIAKIAGKRISTLQIEAIIENLNYIDAVLIKIKRDDKALKDEILEIYVESDQKLQAKVLKELFTKHFGSLHLPFKIFNHKKIIRSSVGKKIGFE, encoded by the coding sequence ATGAAAATATTTAATATCGACACACAAAGTTATGAAAAAATTCGTCCGATACCGGATGCATCTACGAAAATAGAACGTCTTGTTCACGCGATATATTGTTATGAAAATGAGATTTTTGAAGTTCTTTACGATAAAACACAGCCCTCTTTAAAAAAGTATGTAGAAAATTTTGACAGAGATTATATAACCCAAGAGGGGATGCAGTTTTTATTTTTTACATCGGGTACTACGGGTGATCCTACCGGTGTATATAAGACACGTAAAAATATTGAACTTGCTATTGATGATTTGATTAAGGTACTCGATACTTCAAAAATACAGCGTGTAGTTGCAACCGTACCTTTTATTCATCTTTATGGTATCGAAGCAGGTGCACTGCTATCTCATAAGCTTGGAGTTGAACTTCATACAAAAGAAAACTTTTTAATCCAAGAACTTATAGCAGAAGCTAAAAAACCAAATACCCTTGTTATAACCACTCCGCTTTTCATAAAAGCCCTAAATAAAACAACGGAACAAGATAGTTTAAAAGATAGTTTCTTTATAACATCAACTGCTCCTCTAAACCATGAGGATGCAAAAACATTTAGTGAAAAATTTAACTCTTCGGTTTTACAAATATTCGGTTCAACCGAAACGGGGGCTATAGCTTATAAAATAAATGATGAAAAAATTTGGCATGCATTTGAGAGTGTTACGCTTACGACCGAAAATAATATGCTCGGTATATTTTCCCCTTTTATAGCTCCAAAAACATTAACTTCTTTTATTCAAAACGTTGAACTACCCTTTGCAACCGAAGACATAGTAGAGGTTATAGGAAACAAAGATTTTGAACTTATAGGCAGAAGTTCAAATATAGCAAAAATTGCAGGTAAGCGTATTTCAACACTGCAAATCGAAGCTATAATAGAAAATCTTAACTACATAGATGCCGTACTTATAAAAATAAAAAGAGATGACAAAGCACTAAAAGACGAAATACTTGAAATATATGTAGAGTCAGATCAAAAACTTCAAGCAAAAGTCTTAAAAGAACTCTTTACTAAACATTTCGGTTCTTTGCATCTACCGTTTAAAATTTTTAATCACAAAAAAATTATCCGCTCATCTGTGGGGAAAAAAATTGGTTTTGAGTAA
- a CDS encoding phosphopantetheine-binding protein, translated as MITTTQLKEKIIEGLSLEDMTPDEIEDNEALFGDEGLGLDSVDAIELTLVLEKEFGVKVTNMNAAESIFATPTSLCEYINEQQTANA; from the coding sequence GTGATAACGACAACTCAGTTAAAAGAAAAAATAATCGAAGGGTTAAGCCTTGAAGACATGACGCCGGATGAAATAGAAGATAATGAAGCATTATTCGGTGATGAAGGTTTAGGTCTAGATTCAGTGGATGCTATTGAACTTACACTTGTACTTGAAAAAGAGTTTGGTGTTAAAGTTACCAACATGAATGCTGCTGAGAGCATTTTTGCCACACCTACTTCTTTATGTGAGTATATTAACGAACAACAAACTGCTAACGCATAA
- a CDS encoding alpha/beta hydrolase: MKTIIHSIILVFISLLFVACGPKTFPSDNKIYDSPKNYEYSYTSHTFLSEDSTKLYAYHIKSDEQNSKGLIVLANGMKQNMSFRFTEWLWILDAGYDLFIFDYRSYGESYAEADLFGFVDDVKAALKYAHSLDKEKKIVLIGQSMGGTFVINALKNKEYDYLSFAVSDSTFTGFDDVLSSLLRRSIILFPFSWIPYLTVPKELNADENIQYLKTPILFIAGDDDIVVDYEDSIELYNMTKAKKALWIVKDAAHVQSFNNLEVRDNFLKILEDNTLLFKQQKKIFK; this comes from the coding sequence ATGAAAACTATTATACATTCAATAATCCTTGTATTTATAAGCTTATTGTTTGTTGCTTGCGGTCCAAAAACTTTTCCGTCTGATAACAAAATTTACGACTCTCCTAAAAACTATGAATATTCTTACACTTCACATACTTTTTTATCTGAAGATTCTACAAAACTTTATGCATACCACATAAAGAGTGATGAACAAAATTCAAAAGGTCTTATCGTCTTGGCTAACGGTATGAAACAAAATATGTCTTTTAGGTTTACAGAATGGCTGTGGATACTTGATGCAGGTTATGATTTGTTTATATTTGATTATAGAAGCTATGGAGAGTCATATGCTGAAGCCGACCTATTTGGTTTTGTAGATGATGTTAAAGCAGCACTCAAATATGCTCACAGTTTGGATAAAGAGAAAAAAATAGTACTTATAGGTCAATCAATGGGCGGAACATTTGTAATAAACGCACTAAAAAATAAAGAGTATGATTACCTTTCTTTTGCCGTATCAGACTCAACATTTACGGGTTTTGACGATGTGTTAAGCAGTCTTCTCAGAAGAAGTATTATTCTTTTCCCTTTTTCTTGGATACCCTACCTTACAGTACCAAAAGAATTAAATGCCGATGAAAATATTCAATATTTAAAAACACCCATACTGTTCATAGCAGGAGATGACGATATAGTTGTAGATTATGAAGACTCCATAGAACTATATAATATGACAAAGGCTAAAAAAGCCCTTTGGATAGTCAAAGATGCCGCTCATGTACAAAGTTTCAATAACTTGGAAGTAAGAGATAATTTTTTAAAAATTTTGGAGGACAACACTTTATTATTTAAGCAACAAAAGAAAATTTTTAAATAA